Proteins encoded by one window of Cheilinus undulatus linkage group 13, ASM1832078v1, whole genome shotgun sequence:
- the LOC121520156 gene encoding E3 ubiquitin-protein ligase RNF182-like produces MAEVDTAEGDSGSAPPGLFLNEEYECKICYNYFDLDRHTPKLLSCSHTFCQECLDILHSREGRGWRIGCPVCRHKTPVPEYQVRKLPDNTVLCEALPLKTQEFVNSDVLVPGAVVSSAVSTENNESCQTCKQVAFMTICACAIFSFLSMVMLLFVGLIFVHFDDSSKSPVGPACLFTGSILALFSLILTWVVCMIKYRPETETSNFSSPTSNQI; encoded by the coding sequence ATGGCAGAGGTGGACACCGCAGAAGGCGACTCTGGTTCTGCCCCGCCTGGTTTGTTCCTCAACGAGGAGTACGAGTGCAAAATCTGCTATAATTACTTCGACCTGGACCGCCACACTCCCAAACTGCTGAGCTGCTCCCACACCTTCTGCCAGGAGTGCCTGGACATACTTCACTCCCGAGAGGGTCGAGGATGGAGGATCGGTTGTCCTGTTTGTCGCCACAAAACTCCTGTCCCGGAATACCAGGTTCGCAAACTCCCCGACAACACTGTGCTGTGTGAAGCTCTTCCCCTGAAAACACAGGAGTTTGTGAACTCAGATGTCCTCGTACCTGGCGCCGTAGTCTCCTCTGCTGTCTCCACAGAGAACAATGAAAGCTGTCAGACCTGCAAACAGGTTGCGTTTATGACAATCTGCGCGTGCGCCATCTTCTCCTTCCTGTCCATGGTGATGCTCCTGTTTGTGGGCCTCATTTTTGTACACTTCGACGACAGCTCGAAGTCGCCCGTCGGGCCTGCCTGTTTATTTACTGGCAGTATTCTCGCTCTGTTTTCGCTCATTCTCACTTGGGTAGTGTGCATGATAAAGTACCGACCTGAAACAGAGACGAGTAACTTCAGTTCCCCCACCTCAAATCAGATATGA